In Frondihabitans sp. PAMC 28766, a genomic segment contains:
- a CDS encoding PhoH family protein, whose product MESVVTAFDITSATQHEQHAGGDGETAIKQRTYVLDTSVLLSDPQAIFRFAEKAVVLPVVVISELEKKRHDPELGYFARQALRLLDELRVTHERLDFPVPAGKGGSLRVELNHSNQSVLPSGLRLDDNDSRILAVATNLANDGLDVVVVSKDLPLRVKAASIGLAAEEYRAEQVVDSGYTGIADVEISSEQMAKLYDDEHISTRAAEQPVNTGLVMHSDRGSALGRVVSRGHVRLVRGDRDVFGLHGRSAEQRLAIDLLLDPEVGIVSLGGSAGTGKSALALCAGLEAVLEKQQHKKIMVFRPLYAVGGQDLGFLPGDAGEKMNPWAQAVFDTLGAIVSQNVLDEVIERGILEVLPLTHIRGRSLHDAFVIVDEAQSLERNVLLTVLSRIGQNSRVVLTHDVAQRDNLRVGRHDGVASVIETLKGHPLFAHVTLTRSERSAIAALVTELLESNELA is encoded by the coding sequence ATGGAGTCGGTCGTGACCGCTTTCGACATCACCTCTGCAACGCAGCACGAACAGCACGCCGGGGGTGACGGCGAAACGGCGATCAAGCAGCGCACCTACGTTCTCGACACCTCGGTTCTGCTCTCCGATCCTCAGGCCATCTTCCGTTTCGCCGAGAAAGCCGTCGTGCTTCCGGTCGTCGTGATCTCCGAGCTCGAAAAGAAGCGGCACGACCCCGAGCTGGGCTATTTCGCGCGGCAGGCGCTGCGACTCCTCGACGAGCTGCGCGTCACGCACGAGCGCCTCGACTTCCCGGTGCCCGCGGGCAAGGGCGGGTCGCTCCGCGTCGAGTTGAACCACTCCAACCAGTCGGTGCTGCCCTCGGGCCTCCGCCTCGACGACAACGACTCACGCATCCTCGCCGTCGCCACGAATCTCGCCAACGACGGCCTCGACGTCGTTGTCGTCTCGAAAGACCTGCCGCTGCGCGTCAAGGCCGCCTCGATCGGCCTCGCCGCCGAAGAATACCGGGCCGAGCAGGTCGTCGACTCGGGCTACACCGGCATCGCCGACGTCGAGATCTCGAGCGAGCAGATGGCCAAGCTCTACGATGACGAGCACATCTCGACGCGCGCTGCCGAGCAGCCCGTCAACACCGGGCTCGTCATGCACTCCGATCGCGGCTCGGCCCTCGGCCGGGTCGTGTCTCGCGGCCACGTGCGCCTCGTGCGCGGCGACCGCGACGTCTTCGGTCTGCACGGGCGCTCGGCCGAGCAGCGCCTCGCCATCGACCTGCTGCTCGACCCCGAGGTCGGCATCGTCTCGCTCGGCGGCAGCGCCGGCACCGGCAAGTCGGCCCTCGCCCTCTGCGCCGGTCTCGAGGCAGTGCTCGAAAAGCAGCAGCACAAGAAGATCATGGTCTTCCGCCCGCTGTACGCGGTCGGCGGCCAAGACCTCGGCTTCCTGCCGGGCGACGCGGGCGAGAAGATGAACCCCTGGGCCCAGGCGGTCTTCGACACCCTCGGCGCGATCGTCTCGCAAAACGTCCTCGACGAGGTGATCGAACGCGGCATCCTCGAGGTGCTGCCGCTCACACACATCCGCGGCCGCTCGCTTCACGACGCCTTCGTGATCGTCGACGAGGCGCAGTCGCTCGAACGCAACGTGCTGCTCACGGTGCTGTCGCGCATCGGCCAGAACTCGCGTGTGGTGCTGACGCACGACGTCGCCCAGCGCGACAACCTGCGCGTCGGCCGTCACGACGGCGTCGCCAGCGTCATCGAGACCCTGAAGGGCCACCCGCTGTTCGCGCACGTCACCTTGACGCGGTCCGAGCGCTCGGCCATCGCGGCTCTCGTCACCGAGCTGCTGGAGTCGAACGAGTTGGCGTAG
- a CDS encoding prepilin peptidase, which yields MTVLVDSLLILLLCGLGVMAVPPAALAPMVWLAFTTPALVRHDVAVRRLPNALTLPALGIVVVTAVVGLCVETGAQDPEVALVAVAAVLVGGWAATRAGAVGLGDVKLAGSLVGSLVLVDGTALVLFAAVTSAAGVGAILLTTVRGRSRAVPARGVAYGPCLLLGYWASLAVEALT from the coding sequence ATGACTGTGCTCGTCGACTCGCTCCTCATCCTCCTGCTCTGCGGCCTTGGCGTCATGGCCGTGCCGCCCGCAGCCCTGGCACCGATGGTGTGGCTGGCGTTCACGACGCCCGCGCTCGTCCGTCATGACGTGGCCGTGCGACGCCTGCCGAACGCTCTGACCCTTCCGGCCCTGGGCATCGTCGTCGTCACCGCAGTCGTCGGCCTGTGCGTCGAGACGGGGGCGCAGGATCCTGAGGTCGCTCTCGTCGCAGTTGCAGCCGTGCTGGTCGGCGGGTGGGCAGCCACTCGCGCGGGGGCCGTCGGCCTCGGCGACGTCAAGCTGGCCGGGTCGCTCGTCGGGTCACTGGTGCTCGTCGATGGGACGGCCCTCGTGCTGTTCGCTGCGGTGACCTCGGCTGCCGGGGTGGGCGCGATCCTACTCACGACCGTTCGCGGCCGCTCTCGAGCGGTGCCAGCGCGCGGGGTCGCCTACGGCCCGTGCCTCTTGCTCGGCTACTGGGCGTCGCTCGCGGTGGAGGCGCTGACGTGA
- a CDS encoding DUF4245 domain-containing protein → MSTPTPPPLGQPKAPRVVAELGRPETPSETAARKAQSSRNHRQNQTTKNLVLSLIASVGIVLLIVLGVVRTSGSQLKDVDYLKIASQAQQQVSQPLVAPKLPSGWKSNSAAIRPAGADGVQTWYVGLITPDTQFIGMTQGLDANPTWVSNQLQQTAQTTVTRVGGVSWDVYDQRSASGSTNFSYAMVATIGKSTIVLAGTASTKQFDLVADHAAQQLER, encoded by the coding sequence GTGAGCACTCCCACTCCTCCCCCGCTCGGCCAGCCCAAGGCCCCGCGCGTCGTCGCCGAGCTCGGCCGCCCCGAGACGCCGTCCGAGACCGCCGCTCGCAAGGCCCAGAGCTCGCGCAACCACCGTCAGAACCAGACCACCAAGAACCTCGTGCTGTCCCTGATCGCGTCGGTCGGCATCGTCCTGTTGATCGTGCTCGGCGTCGTCCGCACGAGCGGCTCGCAGTTGAAAGACGTCGACTACCTGAAGATCGCCTCGCAGGCGCAGCAGCAGGTCTCCCAGCCCCTGGTGGCGCCGAAGCTCCCCTCCGGCTGGAAATCGAACAGCGCCGCGATCAGGCCCGCCGGCGCCGACGGCGTCCAGACCTGGTACGTCGGGCTGATCACGCCCGACACCCAGTTCATCGGCATGACGCAGGGCCTCGACGCGAATCCGACGTGGGTCAGCAACCAGCTGCAGCAGACGGCTCAGACGACAGTCACCCGGGTCGGCGGCGTCTCGTGGGACGTCTACGACCAGCGAAGCGCCTCCGGCAGCACGAACTTCTCGTACGCGATGGTTGCGACCATCGGCAAGAGCACCATCGTGCTCGCCGGCACCGCATCGACGAAGCAGTTCGATCTGGTTGCCGACCACGCCGCCCAGCAGCTCGAGCGATAG
- a CDS encoding carbonic anhydrase, translated as MPDSTTTSTTIAPTPGEAWAQMTAGNERFVGGTPEHPRQDAERRAQLTNGQQPIAALFGCSDSRLGAEIIFDAGLGDLFVVRNAGQVVGDEVLGTLEFAVGALGIPLIVVLGHDSCGAVKAAIDTIDADAEPQTFYLQRLIDMIVPSVKRAHRELELAPGDDHALDAHEVGRLHIEASVGALLERSILISEAVASGRLAVVGANYDLANGRVDPHTVVGSL; from the coding sequence GTGCCCGACAGCACGACCACCAGCACCACGATCGCCCCCACCCCCGGTGAGGCCTGGGCGCAGATGACCGCCGGCAACGAGCGCTTCGTCGGCGGCACCCCCGAGCATCCGCGTCAGGATGCCGAGCGCCGAGCCCAGCTGACGAACGGGCAACAGCCGATCGCGGCCCTCTTCGGTTGCTCCGACTCGCGTCTGGGCGCCGAGATCATCTTCGACGCGGGCCTCGGCGACCTCTTCGTCGTCCGCAATGCGGGCCAGGTCGTGGGCGACGAGGTGCTCGGCACCCTCGAATTCGCCGTCGGAGCGCTGGGCATCCCCCTGATCGTGGTGCTCGGTCACGACAGCTGCGGGGCCGTCAAAGCGGCGATCGACACCATCGACGCCGACGCCGAGCCGCAGACGTTCTATCTGCAGCGCCTCATCGACATGATCGTGCCGTCGGTCAAGCGGGCGCACCGCGAGCTCGAACTGGCCCCTGGCGACGACCACGCCCTCGATGCGCACGAGGTGGGCCGCCTGCACATCGAGGCCTCCGTCGGGGCGCTGCTCGAGCGGTCGATTCTCATCTCGGAGGCAGTCGCCAGCGGTAGATTGGCAGTCGTCGGGGCGAACTACGACCTCGCGAACGGCCGGGTCGACCCGCACACGGTGGTCGGCAGCCTCTGA
- a CDS encoding exodeoxyribonuclease VII small subunit encodes MAQTSAPDVADLSYEQARDELIGVVTELEQGASTLERSLALWERGEALAGRCEEWLLGAKERLEKARRGSEADA; translated from the coding sequence GTGGCCCAGACTTCCGCTCCTGACGTCGCCGACCTGTCCTACGAACAGGCGCGCGACGAGCTCATCGGCGTCGTGACCGAGCTCGAACAGGGCGCCTCGACTCTCGAGCGCTCGCTGGCACTGTGGGAGCGCGGCGAGGCCCTCGCCGGCCGGTGTGAAGAATGGCTGTTGGGTGCGAAAGAGCGCCTCGAGAAGGCCCGCCGCGGCAGCGAGGCCGACGCGTGA